The DNA window ATAAGaacttgaacaattaaaaaaaacaaacaactttgggaaatacaaacctatacaataaagatattataaggagtgaatgtcaaatatcctaaaagttttaaaccagctacatagtataaaatcaaatataatacctacattgaaacaacaacactaaaactTGTCAAGTAAATAGATTCAACAAATAACAGAATAGAGCCACCAAATTAAAAGATCCTATTTCTTCAATTTAGATGCCTTAGAAGACTTGGTTTGCTTCTCATCCTCGCTGTCAATACTTTCGTCAATTTTCCTTTGTCCGTACGAGTAGAAAAGTGAAGCAAGTCGGGTTCGAATTCAGCAAAGGCAGCAACATATGCTCCACAATCACTGTTAAAAAacatagagaaaaaataaacagtttagaaactaaaaaacaacataaaagaaacttaaaagaaacactCACTTCTTCTGCTGAGACGCAAGACCACTAAGCTCCACGATTCTGAATGGAGCTGTAGGGTCGAAACTGAGGCAGGAGCTTGTGGTCTATTCTTCCAGAACCCAAGTAAATCGAAAAACAAAGGCAGCAACACGGAATAAGCCTTCATCGCATTCCTAGCTGCGGCATTCATCTTCGCGGTTCTCAAAGAATTGTACAGAAACAACGTCCCTTCGTTCACGTCAAGACGCCCAAAAACCCAATGACTTTCCCTTCTTAAATTGAAGATGAAAAGCACGTGATCGGCTTCATACCAAGGCTTGGAACAGGGAATGCGCATACCTCGGATGTAATGCGCAATTGGGTGGGCAGCGTGAATGTGTGACATCTTAGTCTTCATTGACTTGGCCTTGTTAAATTTGTGGTACAATGCTTGGATGGAATCATCAAAAAGACAATCAGTAGTTGCGAAATTCAACGTCACAGCAGAAGAATACTTACCTTTTTTccgaaggtaatagaatatggtgttcatatgctgagaaaaaaaaaacaacacataaacacaaatgaaaaggtttaacaactgtaaaaaaactgaaatgtagtatcaaaactaaaaaaacatttataaagcaactaaaaacaaactaccATAAGTACAATATAAATTGGAAACTTTACCGAGTCGTTCATAAACATGTCGCATGTGGCCAAATGGTAAAACCAAGTTTTATCCtcaacataatcaacacctagcctaaaacccggggtaaatttctttgcgccgtcttcataacaattataatgcctacaacaacaaaaaaacagcaaaaaaatagcattaaaacaggaataaaactggaaaaaaaaataatacaaaaacagaTTTAATAAAAACAGTCACCTAGGATGTTTAAGCAATCCTTCACCAATCCAAGAGTCAAATTTTGCCTCAATCTCGGTAGATACGGGATCAGCAAAAGCATCATTAAGAGCATAAAGGCCCTTCACATAAGTCACCATTTTGAAATTCCTATCATCCCCAGCTGATTGAGAGCCTGAGGACATAAGCTCCATTGGAGTGCTCCCGACATCAGCAGACCCGAAATCAACAAATGGAGATTTCAATGCCGGAGCACGCTTCCTCTTATCCAACAGAGGTGTATCAGAGACAGTATCCTCAGTTTCTTCATCAGTATGAAGGGCATCTGACTTTTCACCAACAACATCTGGATTGGGTGCGGGGacctaaaaaataaagaatgcaTTAAAACAGTTGCAAAA is part of the Cannabis sativa cultivar Pink pepper isolate KNU-18-1 chromosome 5, ASM2916894v1, whole genome shotgun sequence genome and encodes:
- the LOC133038483 gene encoding uncharacterized protein LOC133038483, producing the protein MPFIVVLLTRYLFLFYCLGFFIFFFLYSFFTVLFKFHLCWLIQGKSSDELVTQDSDDDADDDDDAEDDEKQLPDPENIDSDSDDGGELVKVGGDADDADKVVTAVPSADVNPSEDVGGSDKNVKDVEKPKGDESRLKGDDFFDGLSQLVIDDDQVVLAGLEAVAKINVPAPNPDVVGEKSDALHTDEETEDTVSDTPLLDKRKRAPALKSPFVDFGSADVGSTPMELMSSGSQSAGDDRNFKMVTYVKGLYALNDAFADPVSTEIEAKFDSWIGEGLLKHPRHYNCYEDGAKKFTPGFRLGVDYVEDKTWFYHLATCDMFMNDSHMNTIFYYLRKKGKYSSAVTLNFATTDCLFDDSIQALYHKFNKAKSMKTKMSHIHAAHPIAHYIRGMRIPCSKPWYEADHVLFIFNLRRESHWVFGRLDVNEGTLFLYNSLRTAKMNAAARNAMKAYSVLLPLFFDLLGFWKNRPQAPASVSTLQLHSESWSLVVLRLSRRSECFF